CATAACactaaacttttgttttgtttttgaggcagggtctcattgcaTAGCACTGGCCATCCTGCAATTCActgtatagaccaggctggcctcaaacttgtgacctTCCTCCATCTacctcctaagtgatgggatcACAGGTACTCAACACCGTGCCCAGCTTTGGCTTACTTTCAGGGCTGCTTTTGTAGGCATCCCAGAGTTCAAGAACTGCACTGTTTAGAAAGTGCATGGCGACAGAAGGGGAAGCTGCTCTGAGGCTTATTTTGCTACTTTAATCTTCATCCTTAAGCAGGAAAAGATATGGGAGCACACTTTTGGCATTAAAACTAGAAAATGAAATCCTTTGCGTGTGTTTATGTTACAcagataactatttttttttaagtgttatatCTCACTTCAGATAATATATCACGAGTGCTGAGTATTGTGCTGGGGAATGGCTTGGTGGATAACAGTGCTTGTCATTCAAGTGTGAGGACTTGGTGTTCGGATACTCAGTGCTTATGTAAATGCTGGCTGGGTATGGTAGTCTGAATGTAatggcagcacttgggaagtggataCAGGGCCTGCCTGGTCAAGCTAGTGAGCTAGGTTAGTTGAATCCACAagttctgagttcagtgagagcaTGCCTATGTAAAAATGACAGCAAATGattgaagacacccaacatcttcCTTTGATCTCCACATGGAAGCACACATGAATAgaaacatatgaacacatatatgcacacatgtcacACACAGATGCAAAGAAAATTTTTCATCTATCactaagttaaataaaataagaaaaatgaacaaattttaatTGCTATTTCTCTTGTATACTTTTATtccacaaaatttattttaaaaacagtcaCTTTTCAAAGTACAGTCTTGAAGTAAAACAAAAAGTTAGAACACAATTCAGGTAAACAACAGTGTATTAATAAGAGCAGTCTTCcacaatataattttttaaaaggagcaaTAAAGATTTGGTTCTATACACACCGGACAGTTAGATGGGTTATTCCataaaaaacaatttataaaacacCAATTTAAGACTCATCCATTGCATATATTAAAccagttttaaatttattgaatttaaatagtttttaaataataagtCTTTGATCTTAATTAGTTGTGATTATTACAGTTCCAGTTGTTACCATCAAATAGCAATAGCCAAGTGTAATGAATGTTTGAAGAGGATTCTGAAGGCATTCCTCTTTAAGAACTAACAAAATTATTGAGTTAATTCAATCATCCCTTGGTACCTGTGAAGAATTGCTTCCACAAAGAACCCACAGATAAGAAAAAGTGGTGCAAATGTTCAGCTAccttgtacaaggtggcatagtATTTGTATATACCCTACAAATAGTCCCTCTGGCTACTTTAATTCCACAGTATTGTAACACCACATACAGTGCAAACGCTATGACAGATGCTGCACTGTACTGTATAGGTGTTAATGTAAGGAAACTCTGAACATGGTTACTATAAATGGATGtgtccctgaatttttttttcttttttgaggcaatcccaacagaatGGCTTTTATAagtcacagagagacagagagaatgaattggtacactagggcctccagacactgtaacagaactccagacatatgtgccactttgtgtatgtgtcaccttgtgcatctggctaatgtgggatctggggagttgaacatggatccttaagcttcaaaggcaagcaccttaaccactaagccatctctccagctcttccctGAATATTTTTGATTCtcatttggttatttttttcaaaaagaagaaagtagattTAAGTAATTATCCACTAGCAAGTCTGTATGAAAAGATATTCCAGTCATTTTGCCTTGagaatgacttttttaaaatgaagacagAATTTGTTTTATCTCACATTAAAATATGATTGATTGCTCTTGTCTGGGAGAATGTTTTGGGGAATCACAAGAGCTGTGTGGTGACTCACCTATGTCCAGAATGGAAACAAGGTAGAGAGTGATGGCACCCTACCACTAAATTTCTTGACTgttaaacttctgattctcctagGTCCACCTCACTAATGCTGGTATACAGGCAAACAATCcaagcccagtttcaattccagAGCTTTGTGCATACTAGACAAGCTATATCCTCAGACCCAAATTCATTTTCTATTATGGTAAGTTCAAACAGACAACACAGAAATACAGAACATTCCACTGTAGCAAACATTTTTTCAAAGCAATAGTTTACTTTTTATGGTTTAAAAGATTATCATGCTTGACATGTTGATAACCTGCCTTTAAACAGCAGTGGCAAACTGAATAAAGGAGAAAATTCCACAGGTTCTATTTCTGATTGCTTCCATGAAGATGCTTTGTTATATCAATATTTGttatattaatttattcttctaattTTCCCTGAAAGTGTATCAGATTACAGTTTTCATAATCTCCTGTAGCTTAATCATTCTCCAAGCAATAGAAAATTCTAAAGTTATAAGTTGGTTTAGGGAACTATTTAAGTcagtttcattttaaaagaattatttaagaATGTGTTTTTAACTAAAAGGAGACATAATTCTTTTTATGCTAATGAAAATAAGTAAGAATTAGTTTGTATGTGCTGGTATGCTTCATGATAAATTCAGTGCGGGTTCTTCCTGATGTCTTCAGGTTAGTACTCAAATGTACTAATAATTGGAATCTACTGCTGCTTCTCTTAGAAAACTACATACACAGAAATAATGCTTGCTTTTACAGACCAGAATTTTTGCTATGATTATAAGTATCAGTTCCattgaaatgtatttattattcttCAGTTTTTAAGaggtttattttaaataaaaaatgactaaCTCATATAATATGACAGATATTAACACAATTTTTACCTGATAGACACCAAAAACATGTGGCAATTTTGGAGAAGGATGTGATTATACACAAacatatagtattttttttcctttaggaaTTACTTTAAATACAAAACTTTTGCTAAGTATATTTTCTCTATTACATGTGGTAATAACAAAAAGGACTTAGAACTTAGCAGCTAAGTATTAACATTTTCCTATCTTAGTCAAGAGTCGCTGTGAGCACtggatttaaaataataaacaggaGTAAGTATGACAAGTAAGAATGACAAGATATCATAGAAATGATAACATCAGAGCACTATTAGTTATTAGAAGTAACAGTAGTAAGTGCATATTGACAGGCTTTTTTccataactaaaaacaaaaagcattccTTGAAGTGAGGTGACTTTGATAGGTTCTGAGCTGTAGCATTAAGTAACAGACACCTGTTGGTCCAATGCATATGATGTTCTTTCCTTACAGTATTTCTCAGACCACTTGCGAGTAAGTTCTAAATAAAGACTTGGTTTATGAGGCCGGTAATCCAGATACACTGTGCTACTGGTTCTTTTGGGAACAGCCTTTTCGATCTGAGTTCCTTCATGCCACTCATTGAAGGAAGTGATAGAAATCAGACTGGGGCGGGTCTGAAGTGCTGCGCTCAGACCAACTTCATAATACTTCCCGTTGATGCGGTTTCGGGTGTTCTGCATGTTCCAAGGACGTATGCTGGTGTCTATGTATCCTGGGCCAACACTTGGGATAAATATTAAGTTGTACTTCTCACAAAACAACTTTAGGCTAGCCCAGTTCTGATGTGATGAGCCATAAGTAAAGCCATTTGTGGCAAAATATGTGTAAATTCCATCAAATCCACTTCGAAGAATAtcatatttatgtttttcttctacTAGAAGTGCAATAAACAATCCATCGTAGGGAGAACCACGAACACTATGAGACCCTGAAGCAGTTAAAAGATTAGCCCATTTTTCAGGTTTTGTGATGTAGGAATCATAGACATAAAACATCGGGAGAGCATTCCCTGTCTTTGTCTTGTACTTATAGAAGGCTGGGTGACTTCCATATCTAGAATAGAAACAAGTGTCATAAATATTCATAGAATATATTGTGTATAAACTACATATTGAAAATGAAGATGACTGTGCAATTGAAGCATAGCATTCTTTTACTTCAGGGGATTTGTTatataataatgaaaatgaatttgAACCTTATACATTCTGAAGTAAGATAGTGGATACCTTAGCAAACAAGAGATCAATTATCTCATGCTGAGATTCACAAATGGTAACTAATGCCATAAAAGCCTATTATTTGTTTTCCACATGAATGCATAAGATACTTTTTCTTATTAGTAACAAATGCCCATTGCGGAACACAGTAAGCTCTTTTAACACAATGTAACTGTATTAATGTATCCATTTCTTCTCAATAAAATGAAGAGAGACGTTCATATATTGCTAAAAAAATTGCTTATATTTCATAAcctaaactatatttttaaaaggcaaacctcatgccgggcatggtgtcactcgcctttatcccagcacttgggaggcagaggtaggagaattgctgtgagtcgaggccaccttgagactacctagtgaattccaggtcagcctgagctacagtgagaccctacctcaaaaaagaaaaaaaaaaaaaaaaaggcaaacctcTAACcttgagatttttaaattatcaacTAAAATATCAGTAGGAATAGAAATCATGGCCTTTTAGGTACTCAAAACTGTAAAAATCAATAGTCTTGCAGAAGGAGAATTATAAGAAACTTGAGAAATGTTCCTCACAAAGGGACATtcattaaaataagtttaaattaGTTGTATTTGAAATGCCATCACATAAACCATTCAAACCTCTTAAACACTCAGATGTGCCTATAACAATAATTATCACTGGCTCACACAGTAACTACAAGCACTGAAGAAGCTCACTCGTCTATGATGTATTTGACATTTTTGTACATGTTTTCAGCATCTCGATTGCTATATGGCTCTATGTGAAAAGTGAcctaaaagaaagtaaaaaaaaaaaaatcaattagagAAAATATTACCTATGAAAGTATACTGTATGTATTTACTAAAGTATCTGATTCAGCAACCTTATGGTATTTATTAAACAAAGAAGTTTCTAGAGAAGTCATAGTAGAAAACACTTACTAAAGTTTACTACATAAatgttaaacaaaatgttttatatgCATTAACTCAGTTACTCTCCATTACTGCCTTAGGTAGTTATTATCTCCATTTTCTAAATGAAGCAAGTAAACATTAGTCTTAGTAACTTTCTCAGGGTCACCCAGTTTGTTGGAGACAATAGAGAAGATCTGAATTCAGAGCTCCAGTGTTCTCCTAAGCTTACATATTTATATTCTCTATAAGGCAGAAATATACTTTATATTCAGAcatgtctttccctccctcccttccatttcccttcccctctacttcccttcccctttcctttccttgtgcttaaaaaaaaaaggtccaaaaTAGTCTAGTCTTTCTTCAGATATGtgaaaaagtttaatttttttaaaaagatattttatttcctcatttgagagacacagaaagaagcagagacaaagagagataaaGTGAGCAAGTGAGCACTCctgggcctctacccactgcaaacaaactcctgatttatgtaccaccttgtatatttggcttatgtggctcctggattcttaggcttcacatacaaaacccattaaccattaagccatttctccaacccccaaaggttttattttttaaaatcataatttacttgtaagcagatagagagatggagataagagagacagagagaatgggcatgccggggcctctagctgatgcaaacaaacttcaaatgcatgtgccactttgtgcatctggttctacatgggtgctgactggggaattgaatctcggttgttaggcattgtaggcaaggacattaactgctgagccatgtctctagctccCAGAAGTTAACATTTAAGTAGAATAAACATCAAATTTATTCAActgataaattattttatatcacTAAGATGTTATTTTATAAAGGTATACATTTAATTGATACTATCATTCAAAGACTTTACAGTAAATTACTGTGAGCTGTTATAACTCACAGTGTTATAAAGAACAGTAACTCTCACAATCTTAAATCTTAATCTTATTAGCATAGCTTACATGTCTCTATCAAGAGTAGAAAGCTGTAAGTCAAACTATTTTGCAAGTACTGTGAACAGATTTTAAATTTCTACATAAAGATGACTTATACATGAATCAAATTCAACTAATTATGACTAATAAGATCCCTTTGGATGCAACTGTTAACCAGTAACATAGATAACATCCTTTAAATAACAATCATGATTTACAAAACAACATAAGGATTTTCACTTTAATTCTTGATTTTACTAAATAATACATAGTAATTGTATCTTCGTACCAATCTAATAAGCTTGCTGTTTTAACTTTTGGTTTCTGGCTCTGTAAATCACCTGTGTGACAAGTCTTCTACACTTTTTTTGTAGCACAAATTTCTTGTTTTCAATTATCcaattacatttaatttttaaatttaatttcatttaataaattacatttagtcaggcatggtggcccacacctttaatcccagcactcggaggcagaggtaggaggatcactgtgagttcaaggccaccatgagactacatagtgaattctaggtcagcctggactggagcaagaccctactttttaaattttattttggtcaGTATTTTGCTCTTTTACTTTGAGGACTATATTActctaatataaaattttaaatgacataattttacccatcaaattaaatgttttcagttttttagAGTAGAGAATgagaattttaacttttttttattttcaaacacagagagatgagagaaagagatgagaatgaatgcatgtgccagggcctccatgcactgcaaatgaactccagatgtatgtgccactttgtgcatctggctttatgtgggtactagggaatggaactgggGTCATGAGGCTCTGCATACAAGAGCCTTAACCCCTGAGTAATCTCTACAACTCAGAATGAGAATTATATAAGCATTTAATGCTTCCAGTTTTGGCTTTGCCAATTTCTGCTCTGCCCTGCAGCCAAAGTGCACTTCCTAATGTGAACATGTACTCTTTCTTTGTCAACATCTTCATGCTTTATTTTAAACCCTGTACATCACTTTATGTCACAAGAATTATATGTATTCCTAATTCCCAGTAGCATGATAAAACTTTCTAAGTTTCCCTTCCTACAATTTACTTGTGTCCGTTTCTGTAAGGAGGTGCAAGATCCCTTAAAACaaaaattgtctttttattttgtattgctGTGTTGAGACATGGTCAGAAGTAGCctgaggtggccttgaacatCTAGTCTTTCAttttcacctcccaaatgctaggatttcaGGTGTGTATCATCATAGCCAGCACCATCTTTTGCTCTTAATATTGCACATATCTGGAATAAATATTGCACATGGCATGCACTCAGTGAGTGGGGCCATGAGTGAGCCGCTCTGCTAAACAATGAAAAGAATCTACCAAACAACTGTACTACTGATGTGGATTACAGCAAGGTAGCTTTTTCATGATAGGGAGTCAGCTAGGGACTggccacagaaacatggatgtcACCTAGAGGGACTTGAGTCTGATCCAGTATCATGAAAGATGGCTGGAAGCAACAACTCCTAATCTTTCCTCAGCAAAAGCAatagcttcctgtttcttccctgATTTCAGGGGCTTAGCACTGTGGGTGGGTCCTTTTAAGTCAGTGTTCCTCCTGGGTCCATCAGTCAATCAGGTCATCCTCTTTGGATGCCTAGTTGATATAAATGGACCTGAGATATCTGTTTAAGTCCTTTCTTCCTCCACACAATAGGCATTTCCCTCCCAGACAGAGGCACCTCTGGTTCTTCTTTTGGCTCGAGTACTTTCTTGTGTTCCTTTCCCTCTTGTCTTAactttccctaaaataaatctcatatttTATCCTTTTCTGAGTTTGCATTATAAATTCTTTGCTAAAGTACATAAGAACTTGACAGAAACTGGCATAGGAGTCCAAACCTTGTTCATAGCATCTCCCACATCAGTACCTCACTCAAAGATTGCCTTAATACACTGCTCTTAGGGTTTAATATAAAAGGACACAATGAGTATCCAGGATACAGCCCTGAGCCTTATAATCTCTGCAAAACTAGCCAAAAGAATGACAGCTACAAGTGCTTTAATGGAGTGCTAgtggttcaggaaagtccttgaaccccaaaccctaggttcatttctaatttaatcaaagacttgaattttaaaaaaaaagaagactgagaagagtAATTAttgaaatattgtatttattgagggacGTACAGTgctaaggaaaggcacccatgtggcaagagatcccacatggaagaCCTGGGAAAACtgtgaaaagacagaaaaaaagagcttTAAAGACAagaattttatttgcatttaacttcctttctatttctattttagaaTCTTGGTGGCACAAACTCAGGACCTTACCTATGCTTGGCAACTGCTCTACCACTGGAAAGAAAGTATTGCTCAAAGGAGCTCAATGGCAAGAACTATCACTGCTGCGGCCCACAGTGCCATTCACTGAGTTCTTATTTGAAATCTGCAGATAATCAAGTTTCCAGATATTTGCTCTAGAGCTGAGAATAGGTAAGTCATTGATTTATTTTCTACAAAACAGATCCAAGGGCCCTCAGTTCAGGCTATGCAATTATTCTTGTGATATGAAATCTAATGAAACTTGTGTTGTTGTTTCAaggcccagattgacctggaattcactatgtagtctcagactggcctccaactcatagtgatccttctacctctgcttcctcaataTCCATTTTAACCACCCCTCCAATAATTAGTGAATCCTTAACCTTCgaacagaaaattaaaacaaatctaatttgtcatattttcattggaagtgatttattttctcttctgccAAGGGGTCTATCTCCTTGAAACTGAAACCAGGCCCAGTGTATGTCcctcaagcactctaccattgagagACTTCCTCAGCTCTCATATCATTCCTTTCAGAACTCAAACACTAGCAGTGGATAAACCACACTGCCTCCCATTAGAACATTTAAACTTTAAGAAGTTGCAGAAACTGAACACTAAATTTTTGAATGATGTGTTACCAAagtaatcaagaaaaaaatgtaaatatctaTCCCAGAATTggtaataaaaacataatattcTGGAAGATGTGGGATATAATAAAGTCACTTCTAAGGAGGAATTGTGTAGGTTGAATGCCCATTTATAAAACTTGGAGAGCAGAACTCTAGGAAATGGTGGGGTAGGGACAAGTAGCATTCTATGTCCCTACAATTCTGGATGCAAACTTCAAGTCCATGACTTACAGAAGGGAAAAGTGTGGAAAGGCAATTAGGGTCAACTGCAGTAGACTATGAGAGACTAAATAAATTACACTGATAAGGGGAAATAACAGACTGTAACCTGCAAAAGTagtggaaaggaagagaattCTTCCTCCCTATATTTTGGATCCAAAGAAGAAGTGGAAAATTTCTAAAATCAAAGgcagaaaaaacaaaatttggAGTATAGACCAACAAGTTGCATGAAGCAGATGCAGAAAAATGATCTACTGTCTTCTGTCCTATGGCATTATCCATTATGCTGGGGCAAGGTAAGACCTCCTGAGGGATATGCTGTAACAAACTCTCTGctgggaaaaatgaaaaatactgcATATCCATGTCTCCAAACTCCAAAGCTGCATTATTCTACCCAGAAGCACATGGACACCAGAGAGTATGCAGGTTTCTCCCACATGTTAGAGTCTTCCCAAACACAAAGTATAACTAAAATCTTCAGAAACAGGTATCTCTTCATGTTTTATGTTCTTTGTCATGTCTAATGCTGGCCAGTCACATCATGCCATGTGTTCTATGTCTCAtgtagtctgtctttatgtgtaaCAA
The nucleotide sequence above comes from Jaculus jaculus isolate mJacJac1 chromosome 7, mJacJac1.mat.Y.cur, whole genome shotgun sequence. Encoded proteins:
- the Manea gene encoding glycoprotein endo-alpha-1,2-mannosidase isoform X1: MAKFRRRTCIILSLFTLFIFSLMMGLKMLKPRAATFGAPFGLDLLPELHQQSIHLEKKTDSQKSDRINIETNTKTVKSARITMKPSRASEPTVEELPPLNYFLHAFYYSWYGNPQFDGKYIHWNHPILEHWDPRIAKNYPQGRHNAPDDIGSSFYPELGSYSSRDPSVIENHMRQMCSASIGVLALSWYPPESHDENGEITDNLVPTILDKAHKYNLKVTFHIEPYSNRDAENMYKNVKYIIDEYGSHPAFYKYKTKTGNALPMFYVYDSYITKPEKWANLLTASGSHSVRGSPYDGLFIALLVEEKHKYDILRSGFDGIYTYFATNGFTYGSSHQNWASLKLFCEKYNLIFIPSVGPGYIDTSIRPWNMQNTRNRINGKYYEVGLSAALQTRPSLISITSFNEWHEGTQIEKAVPKRTSSTVYLDYRPHKPSLYLELTRKWSEKYCKERTSYALDQQVSVT
- the Manea gene encoding glycoprotein endo-alpha-1,2-mannosidase isoform X2, with product MKPSRASEPTVEELPPLNYFLHAFYYSWYGNPQFDGKYIHWNHPILEHWDPRIAKNYPQGRHNAPDDIGSSFYPELGSYSSRDPSVIENHMRQMCSASIGVLALSWYPPESHDENGEITDNLVPTILDKAHKYNLKVTFHIEPYSNRDAENMYKNVKYIIDEYGSHPAFYKYKTKTGNALPMFYVYDSYITKPEKWANLLTASGSHSVRGSPYDGLFIALLVEEKHKYDILRSGFDGIYTYFATNGFTYGSSHQNWASLKLFCEKYNLIFIPSVGPGYIDTSIRPWNMQNTRNRINGKYYEVGLSAALQTRPSLISITSFNEWHEGTQIEKAVPKRTSSTVYLDYRPHKPSLYLELTRKWSEKYCKERTSYALDQQVSVT